The following proteins are encoded in a genomic region of Pseudorca crassidens isolate mPseCra1 chromosome 1, mPseCra1.hap1, whole genome shotgun sequence:
- the PTF1A gene encoding pancreas transcription factor 1 subunit alpha has protein sequence MDAVLLEHFPGGLDAFPSPYFEEEDFFTDQSSRDPLEDGDELLADEQAEAEFLSHQLHEYCYRDGACLLLQPAPSVAPHALAPPPSGGPGEPEDGGGGYCCEVGAPPGGFPYSPGSPPSCLAYPCAGPAVLSPGARLRGLSGAAAAARRRRRVRSEAELQQLRQAANVRERRRMQSINDAFEGLRSHIPTLPYEKRLSKVDTLRLAIGYINFLSELVQADLPLRGGGAGGGGGPGGGGRLGGDSPGSQVQKVIICHRGTRSPSPSDPDYGLPPLAGHSLSWTDEKQLKEQNIIRTAKVWTPEDPRKLNSKSSFNNIENEPPFEFVS, from the exons ATGGACGCGGTGCTGCTAGAGCACTTCCCCGGGGGCCTGGACGCCTTCCCGTCCCCTTACTTTGAGGAGGAGGACTTCTTCACCGACCAGTCCTCTCGGGACCCTCTGGAGGACGGCGATGAGCTGCTGGCCGACGAGCAGGCCGAGGCGGAGTTCCTCAGCCACCAGCTGCATGAGTACTGCTACCGCGACGGGGCGTGCCTACTGCTGCAGCCCGCGCCCTCGGTGGCTCCGCACGCgctcgccccgccgccctcggggGGCCCCGGCGAGCCGGAGGACGGTGGTGGCGGCTACTGCTGCGAGGTGGGGGCGCCTCCCGGCGGCTTCCCCTACTCGCCCGGCTCGCCGCCCTCGTGCCTCGCCTACCCGTGCGCCGGGCCGGCCGTGCTGTCCCCCGGGGCGCGGCTGCGCGGCCTGAGCGGCGCGGCGGCGgctgcgcggcggcggcggcgcgtgCGCTCCGAGGCCGAGTTGCAGCAGCTGCGGCAGGCGGCTAACGTGCGCGAGCGGCGGCGCATGCAGTCCATAAACGACGCCTTTGAGGGGCTGCGCTCGCACATCCCCACGCTGCCCTACGAGAAGCGCCTCTCCAAGGTGGACACGCTGCGCCTGGCCATCGGCTACATCAACTTTCTCAGCGAACTCGTGCAGGCCGACCTGCCCTTGCGCGGCGGTggcgcgggcgggggcgggggaccgGGCGGCGGCGGGCGCCTGGGCGGGGACAGCCCGGGCAGCCAGGTCCAGAAGGTCATCATCTGCCATCGGGGCACCC ggtccccctcccccagcgACCCGGATTATGGCCTCCCTCCCCTCGCAGGACACTCTCTCTCTTGGACTGATGAAAAACAACtcaaagaacaaaatattatCCGAACAGCCAAAGTGTGGACCCCAGAGGATCCCAGAAAACTCAACAGCAAATCTTCCTTCAACAACATAGAAAACGAACCGCCCTTTGAGTTTGTGTCCTGA